In Anguilla rostrata isolate EN2019 chromosome 1, ASM1855537v3, whole genome shotgun sequence, a genomic segment contains:
- the LOC135250286 gene encoding fucolectin-4-like yields MKVKMMILLFQILAISTLRSDSAYVPDRYIQENVALRGKATQSAQLRGQYDAFAHASNAIDGNRDSNYHHGSCTHTEGANPWWRVDLLQVYTIASVTITNRGDCCGERISGARILIGNSLESNGINNPQCSMIGIMTAGETRTFRCSHPMTGRYVTVYLPKTDYLHLCEVEVNALLPFN; encoded by the exons ATGAAGGTGAAAATGATGATATTACTTTTTCAAATCTTGGCGATTTCAACCCTGAGGTCAGATTCAGCTTACGTCCCTGACAGATACATACAAG agaATGTGGCTTTACGTGGGAAGGCCACTCAGTCAGCGCAACTGCGGGGGCAATATGATGCTTTCGCCCATGCAAGCAATGCCATTGATGGAAACCGAGATTCCAATTACCACCATGGATCCTGTACCCACACTGAAGGGGCCAACCCTTGGTGGAGGGTGGACCTGCTGCAGGTGTACACAATCGCCTCCGTCACCATCACCAACAGAGGAGACTGCTGTGGAGAAAGGATCAGTGGAGCTCGCATCCTCATCGGCAACTCCCTGGAGAGCAACGGCATCAATAATCCACA GTGCAGCATGATTGGCATTATGACAGCTGGGGAGACTAGAACCTTTCGCTGTTCGCATCCAATGACTGGACGCTACGTGACAGTGTACCTCCCAAAAACAGATTACCTTCACCTCTGTGAAGTGGAAGTGAATGCTCTGCTTCCtttcaactga